The following proteins are co-located in the Alphaproteobacteria bacterium genome:
- a CDS encoding nicotinate-nucleotide adenylyltransferase, producing MAVGLLGGSFNPAHAGHRRISELALKRLGLDAVWWLVSPQNPLKPATGMAPFAARLAGARALARHPRIRVSDIEAGLGTRYSVDTIRRLQARHRRCRFVWIMGADNFIQLPTWRHWTGFFERVPVAVFDRPSYSHQALAGCAAKRYARFRIAMSEGHALPQLEPPAWIFLWAAHSGLSATALRAAGETEPPI from the coding sequence TTGGCTGTTGGGCTGTTGGGGGGCTCGTTCAATCCGGCCCACGCCGGGCACCGGCGCATCAGCGAACTGGCGCTCAAGAGGCTGGGGCTGGATGCCGTCTGGTGGCTGGTGTCGCCGCAGAACCCGCTCAAGCCCGCCACCGGCATGGCACCCTTTGCCGCACGCCTGGCCGGCGCCAGGGCCTTGGCCCGGCATCCCCGCATCCGGGTCAGCGATATCGAGGCAGGGCTGGGCACGCGCTACAGCGTCGATACCATCAGGCGCTTGCAGGCCCGCCACCGGCGCTGTCGCTTCGTCTGGATCATGGGCGCCGACAACTTCATCCAGTTGCCCACCTGGCGGCACTGGACGGGTTTCTTTGAACGCGTCCCCGTTGCGGTTTTCGATCGGCCCTCGTATTCTCACCAGGCACTGGCGGGCTGCGCGGCAAAGCGCTATGCCCGATTTCGCATCGCCATGAGCGAGGGCCACGCGCTGCCACAACTCGAACCCCCGGCCTGGATCTTTTTATGGGCCGCCCATTCCGGCCTCTCGGC